The following proteins are encoded in a genomic region of Fibrobacter sp.:
- a CDS encoding STAS domain-containing protein, translated as MRIEVYPCGIYRILKISGKLIISQLEELKQLITGYLSQGERFVAVHFSDASYLYSGAIAVLVSCYKLVRDANGDLCLLEPKSEMVDLLCQMGIDALIPIYDSEDSLPQDHRLVEEICI; from the coding sequence ATGCGTATAGAGGTTTATCCCTGCGGAATATACCGCATTCTTAAAATCAGTGGCAAACTGATAATCTCTCAGTTGGAAGAACTCAAGCAGCTTATAACGGGTTACCTTTCCCAGGGAGAGAGGTTTGTGGCTGTTCATTTCAGTGATGCTTCCTATCTTTACAGCGGTGCCATTGCTGTACTTGTCAGTTGTTACAAGCTGGTGAGGGATGCCAATGGTGATCTCTGTCTTCTGGAGCCCAAGTCCGAGATGGTTGATCTTCTCTGTCAAATGGGAATCGATGCCTTGATTCCGATTTACGACTCAGAGGACAGTCTTCCTCAGGATCATCGCCTGGTGGAAGAGATCTGCATTTAG
- a CDS encoding phosphotransferase, protein MEKIDLTPSQVDFLKSFLKGFSLKDWGVELAGRAASQRYFVRVKRNDRSLILVVWDSRDEDWERFLTMERELSSQVDFLPRVYKSDDIHGLILEEDLGSMTLKRYSAENSSDPQKVMAAYRDALRSLHRWQEMDISSSRVLQSRKMDRDTFLWESSYFSRFCVTEYCACERFLDQRWERERQEMASFASELPCCCIHRDFQSENVMIHDGRIRFVDYQGARLGPPEYDTASLLFDPYVKNLDDMTEELFSFYQELLGKKDNNHAFYICTAQRLMQALGAYGNLSLHKGKEWYREYIPVALYRLIAVLKLLPEYPRMRDVAEGCFAALHD, encoded by the coding sequence ATGGAAAAAATTGATCTTACACCTTCTCAGGTTGACTTTCTCAAAAGTTTCCTGAAAGGGTTTTCTTTAAAGGACTGGGGTGTGGAGCTTGCAGGCAGGGCGGCCTCCCAGCGATACTTTGTGCGGGTGAAAAGAAATGATCGCTCCCTTATTCTTGTGGTCTGGGACAGCCGCGATGAAGACTGGGAGAGGTTTTTGACTATGGAGAGAGAGCTTTCATCTCAGGTGGATTTTCTGCCCCGGGTCTATAAAAGCGATGATATTCATGGTCTGATTCTTGAGGAGGACCTGGGGAGCATGACCCTGAAGAGGTATAGTGCGGAGAACTCATCCGATCCTCAGAAGGTAATGGCTGCTTACCGGGATGCTCTTCGTTCGCTTCACCGCTGGCAGGAGATGGATATTTCATCAAGCCGGGTATTGCAGTCCAGGAAAATGGACAGGGACACGTTTCTCTGGGAGAGCAGTTATTTTTCCCGTTTCTGTGTAACTGAATACTGTGCCTGTGAGAGGTTTTTGGACCAGAGATGGGAGAGGGAGAGGCAGGAGATGGCTTCTTTTGCCTCGGAGCTTCCCTGCTGTTGTATCCATCGTGATTTCCAGTCGGAAAACGTGATGATTCATGATGGCAGAATCAGGTTTGTTGATTATCAGGGGGCAAGACTTGGTCCACCGGAATACGATACTGCATCGCTGCTTTTTGATCCCTATGTCAAGAATCTCGATGATATGACAGAGGAGCTTTTCTCATTTTATCAGGAATTACTGGGAAAGAAAGACAACAATCATGCATTTTACATCTGCACAGCACAGCGTCTGATGCAGGCCCTTGGCGCCTATGGGAATCTTTCACTTCACAAGGGAAAGGAGTGGTACCGGGAGTACATTCCGGTAGCGCTGTACCGTCTTATAGCGGTTCTGAAACTTCTTCCAGAGTATCCCCGTATGAGGGATGTAGCTGAGGGGTGTTTTGCAGCCTTGCATGATTGA
- a CDS encoding NTP transferase domain-containing protein, with amino-acid sequence MRGFVLAAGFGTRLRPLTDHIPKALVPVCGKPLLARSLAFLRGHGVTEIAVNSHYLADKIESFRREQKECFSLFHEEGNIRGTGGALYFAGEFLSGDEAFAVINADIVCDIDLRRIVSQFLISGASCALIAFPAENGRGTVIYNCESGAYLGTPGEQERNAFTCDADFIGVALYRKEFLKILMPDDFSIVPVWKRAVKMGMDVLVMIQESGWWRDTGTPDSLAEIHFAVLDKKIEMEIGDELRIDYEKKNCYPASLYQYFSGNPNYYAWVESLNTGANCRISRSVVLKDTLVDNNSVVCDSILTPWGTVGLNGKN; translated from the coding sequence ATGAGGGGGTTTGTGCTGGCAGCGGGTTTCGGTACCAGGCTGCGTCCTCTTACAGATCATATCCCCAAGGCGCTTGTTCCGGTGTGCGGTAAACCTCTTCTGGCCCGATCACTTGCCTTTCTTCGCGGACATGGAGTGACAGAGATTGCTGTAAACTCTCATTACCTGGCAGATAAAATCGAGAGTTTTCGCAGAGAGCAGAAAGAGTGTTTTTCCCTCTTCCACGAGGAGGGAAATATACGGGGAACTGGGGGGGCACTTTATTTTGCCGGAGAATTTCTTTCCGGCGATGAAGCTTTTGCAGTGATAAATGCGGATATAGTTTGCGATATAGATCTCAGGCGTATAGTGTCTCAATTTCTTATTTCAGGTGCTTCCTGCGCTCTTATTGCATTTCCGGCAGAAAACGGCAGGGGAACCGTCATTTACAATTGTGAAAGTGGTGCTTATCTGGGGACTCCGGGCGAACAGGAGAGGAATGCCTTTACCTGTGATGCAGATTTTATCGGAGTAGCGCTATACAGAAAAGAGTTCCTTAAGATTCTGATGCCTGATGACTTCTCGATTGTCCCGGTCTGGAAGAGGGCGGTGAAAATGGGAATGGATGTGCTGGTTATGATTCAGGAGAGCGGGTGGTGGAGAGACACAGGCACGCCCGATTCTCTTGCGGAAATACACTTCGCAGTACTTGACAAAAAAATAGAAATGGAAATCGGGGATGAACTCCGGATAGATTATGAGAAAAAGAACTGTTATCCGGCTTCTCTTTACCAGTATTTTTCCGGAAATCCGAATTATTATGCCTGGGTGGAGTCTTTGAATACAGGGGCAAACTGCAGAATCAGCAGGAGTGTGGTGTTAAAGGATACTCTGGTTGACAACAATTCAGTTGTTTGTGATTCAATTCTTACACCGTGGGGAACTGTAGGTTTAAATGGAAAAAATTGA
- a CDS encoding DUF1343 domain-containing protein, producing the protein MVKFGLDVFTKEIPSSLKGKRIGLVCHAASVMSDYTHAIDALLRHPDCRLGAVFGPQHGLFGQTQDNMIEWEGGEDPLLGISVYSLYGRVRKPTPRMLDGIDALVFDIQDVGARPYTYVWTLKLCMEACQEKGISLWVLDRPNPIGCIGVDGPMLLPEYFTFVGGARIPLCHRLTMGEMALLLQKEYFPSLELNVVWMENWWRNSFWPETSLPWVLPSPNMPTPDTAAVYPGMVLLEATNMSEGRGTTRPFEIVGAPYFRMREIKEILQRERLEGCFFREHAFIPTFQKWKGEYCGGVQVHVTDLRKCNPVLVTVALLLAVKRIAGADFQFKEPPYEYETEKMPFDILSGSSELREAIEKDVSLSEIKESWSEGHREFREVFSGVSRYPEERP; encoded by the coding sequence ATGGTGAAATTCGGGCTGGATGTTTTTACAAAAGAGATTCCGTCATCTTTGAAGGGCAAAAGAATAGGGCTGGTTTGCCATGCAGCATCGGTGATGTCGGACTACACTCATGCTATCGATGCTCTGCTCAGGCATCCGGACTGCAGACTGGGGGCAGTATTCGGGCCTCAGCACGGTCTTTTCGGGCAGACCCAGGACAATATGATCGAGTGGGAGGGTGGGGAGGACCCTTTACTGGGGATATCTGTTTACAGCCTTTACGGAAGGGTGCGCAAACCTACTCCACGCATGCTGGATGGAATTGATGCACTGGTGTTTGATATCCAGGATGTCGGGGCACGTCCTTACACCTATGTATGGACCTTGAAACTTTGCATGGAAGCCTGTCAGGAGAAGGGAATCTCGCTTTGGGTGCTGGATCGTCCAAATCCAATAGGATGCATTGGGGTTGACGGCCCGATGCTTCTTCCGGAGTATTTTACCTTTGTAGGAGGCGCCCGCATTCCTCTGTGTCACCGTCTCACCATGGGGGAGATGGCACTTCTTCTGCAGAAAGAGTATTTCCCTTCTCTGGAGCTGAATGTAGTGTGGATGGAGAACTGGTGGAGGAATTCCTTCTGGCCGGAAACAAGTCTTCCCTGGGTGCTTCCTTCGCCAAACATGCCAACTCCGGACACGGCGGCGGTATATCCGGGAATGGTTTTGTTAGAGGCAACAAACATGTCCGAGGGGCGCGGTACCACTCGTCCTTTTGAAATTGTCGGCGCACCCTACTTCCGGATGAGGGAGATAAAAGAGATCCTTCAAAGGGAGAGGCTTGAGGGGTGTTTTTTCCGGGAGCACGCATTTATTCCTACTTTCCAGAAATGGAAAGGGGAGTACTGCGGGGGAGTGCAGGTGCATGTTACAGATTTAAGGAAGTGTAACCCGGTGCTTGTAACAGTAGCCCTGTTATTAGCGGTAAAGAGGATCGCAGGTGCTGATTTTCAGTTCAAAGAGCCGCCATACGAGTACGAGACAGAAAAGATGCCCTTTGACATACTCTCCGGGAGCAGTGAACTTCGTGAGGCGATAGAAAAAGACGTTTCTTTGTCGGAAATCAAGGAAAGCTGGTCAGAGGGGCACAGGGAATTCAGGGAAGTTTTCTCCGGTGTTTCCAGGTATCCTGAGGAGAGACCATGA
- the uvrB gene encoding excinuclease ABC subunit UvrB, protein MMKFNLKSNYSPAGDQPEAIEQLVDGIGRSVKNQVLLGVTGSGKTFTMANVIQQVQMPTLVISHNKTLAAQLFQEFREFFPQNAVEYFVSFYDYYQPEAYIPSTDTFIQKSSLINDDIDRLRLKATSSLLSRNDVIIVASVSCIYGIGSPEAYQASSIIIRKGEIIDRRKLLLRLTEMQYLRNDISLQRSTFRVKGDIIEVQPAYEETALRLETYGDQIEAIKRINPVSGKNIGELDEITIFPAKHYMTMGVTMDEAVEQIGDELSAQLEQFRAGNKLLEAQRLEQRTLYDMEMLKEVGYVNGIENYSRILDGREAGSRPYTLIDFFKKPFFTIIDESHVSIPQIQGMYNGDLARKSTLVEHGFRLPCALDNRPLQFPEFENLMDYVVYVSATPGDYELAKSEGIIVEQVIRPTHLVDPPIEIRPAINQVDDLIEQLRATVEHGERVLITTLTKKMAEDLTEYLESLDFQVRYLHSDIDTLERTDILRDLRRGVFDILIGINLLREGLDLPEVALVAILDADKEGFLRSTRSLVQIAGRAARNINGKIILYADTITDSIKKAVDESRRRRNKQLEYNRTHGIEPKSIQKRIDEQLTYYPGEEEPELLYAAEKKSSYGGRRKKEKKSGQDKVDINALEKEMMEAARKLDFEKAARLRDIISKLRSK, encoded by the coding sequence ATCATGAAATTTAACCTTAAATCAAACTACTCTCCTGCGGGCGACCAACCCGAGGCAATTGAGCAGCTCGTTGATGGAATCGGGCGAAGCGTTAAAAATCAGGTGCTTCTGGGGGTGACAGGCTCCGGTAAAACCTTTACCATGGCCAATGTCATTCAGCAGGTACAGATGCCCACTCTGGTCATCTCTCACAACAAAACACTGGCCGCTCAGCTCTTTCAGGAGTTCCGGGAGTTCTTCCCCCAGAATGCCGTGGAATACTTTGTAAGCTTCTACGACTACTACCAGCCGGAAGCCTACATACCCTCCACAGATACTTTTATTCAGAAATCTTCCCTTATAAACGATGATATCGACCGGCTTAGATTAAAAGCTACAAGTTCCCTTCTTTCCAGAAATGATGTCATAATAGTAGCAAGCGTTTCCTGTATTTACGGAATCGGTTCTCCGGAAGCCTATCAGGCTTCCAGCATTATTATCAGGAAAGGAGAAATAATCGACAGAAGAAAGCTGCTGCTGCGCCTGACCGAAATGCAGTATCTCAGAAACGATATCTCTCTCCAGAGAAGCACCTTCAGGGTAAAAGGTGATATCATCGAAGTGCAGCCTGCATACGAGGAAACCGCTCTGCGCCTGGAAACCTACGGTGACCAGATAGAAGCCATTAAAAGAATCAACCCGGTGAGCGGAAAAAACATTGGTGAACTGGATGAGATCACCATTTTCCCTGCAAAGCATTACATGACAATGGGTGTCACCATGGACGAAGCAGTGGAGCAGATTGGAGATGAACTGTCTGCACAGCTTGAACAATTCAGAGCCGGAAATAAACTCCTGGAGGCACAGAGGCTCGAGCAGCGAACTCTTTACGATATGGAAATGCTGAAAGAAGTGGGATATGTAAACGGCATTGAAAACTACTCCCGCATTCTTGATGGAAGAGAAGCAGGGAGCAGGCCTTACACTCTTATCGACTTCTTTAAAAAACCATTTTTCACCATAATCGATGAATCCCATGTTTCCATACCCCAGATCCAGGGCATGTACAACGGGGATCTGGCACGAAAAAGTACCCTGGTCGAACATGGATTCAGGCTCCCGTGCGCACTCGACAACCGCCCGCTGCAGTTTCCGGAATTTGAAAACCTGATGGATTATGTGGTTTACGTTTCTGCAACTCCGGGGGATTACGAACTGGCGAAAAGCGAAGGAATCATAGTTGAGCAGGTCATAAGGCCAACTCACCTTGTGGATCCCCCCATTGAGATCAGACCGGCCATTAACCAGGTCGATGACCTGATAGAGCAGCTCAGAGCCACAGTGGAGCACGGAGAGAGAGTACTAATTACTACCCTTACCAAAAAAATGGCTGAAGACCTTACCGAATACCTGGAAAGCCTGGACTTCCAGGTCCGTTACCTGCACTCCGACATAGATACACTGGAGCGCACAGATATTCTGCGGGACCTGAGAAGAGGAGTTTTTGATATTCTCATAGGAATTAACCTCCTGCGTGAAGGACTTGACTTACCCGAAGTTGCTCTGGTAGCCATTCTTGATGCCGACAAGGAGGGATTTCTGCGCTCAACAAGGTCTCTGGTGCAGATTGCAGGAAGAGCTGCACGCAATATAAACGGGAAAATTATTTTGTACGCTGATACCATAACCGATTCCATAAAAAAAGCGGTCGATGAAAGCAGACGCAGGCGTAATAAACAGTTGGAGTATAACCGCACTCATGGCATTGAACCCAAAAGTATTCAGAAGCGCATAGATGAACAGTTGACATATTACCCCGGTGAAGAGGAACCGGAACTGCTCTATGCAGCCGAAAAGAAAAGCTCCTATGGCGGACGCAGGAAAAAAGAAAAAAAGAGCGGTCAGGACAAAGTTGACATTAATGCTCTGGAAAAAGAGATGATGGAAGCGGCACGCAAACTCGATTTCGAAAAAGCAGCCCGGCTGCGGGATATAATTTCAAAACTCCGGAGCAAATGA
- a CDS encoding HEAT repeat domain-containing protein, which yields MMNLELARKNLSSLNPNLVSHSLRLFAAYGKLSDLQSIMTLFKHPNPAVKKAAVETTTQIIRENLISHFNELELGVRQKLGILLQSLDPMVIDELSKDLFCETEDRRLRAVQILGLLHRNPRVREVLARLVQDKNVKVRATAVNLLGKVIGQNDHDVILWLLNDTDKRVRANTIEALESTGNKRLVPILLRFRKDPNNRIRGNVIKALFSLGFVDIEDDLLEMINDSSVFMKASALWVISQIKLKKRCLEDAAGFCLLSENEMVRSNALKALTTLDTPRARGYMKYLEIPTGLFQYQAENSQ from the coding sequence ATGATGAATCTCGAACTGGCTCGTAAAAATCTTTCATCACTGAATCCAAACCTGGTTTCCCACAGTCTGCGTCTGTTTGCTGCATACGGTAAACTCTCTGATCTGCAATCCATCATGACGCTGTTTAAGCATCCCAACCCCGCAGTTAAAAAAGCGGCAGTGGAAACCACAACCCAGATCATAAGAGAAAACCTGATCAGCCACTTCAACGAACTGGAGCTTGGTGTCCGACAGAAACTGGGGATTCTGCTGCAGTCACTCGACCCTATGGTTATTGATGAACTCAGTAAAGATCTCTTCTGCGAAACCGAGGATCGTCGCCTGAGAGCGGTACAGATTCTGGGCCTGCTTCATAGAAACCCCAGAGTAAGAGAAGTCCTCGCCAGACTGGTCCAGGATAAAAATGTCAAAGTCCGGGCTACAGCCGTCAACCTGCTCGGCAAAGTCATCGGCCAGAACGATCACGATGTCATCCTGTGGCTCCTCAACGATACAGACAAAAGAGTGAGGGCCAACACCATAGAAGCACTGGAAAGTACCGGAAACAAAAGACTTGTCCCGATACTGCTGAGATTTCGTAAAGACCCAAACAACCGCATCAGAGGGAATGTGATCAAGGCACTCTTCTCTCTGGGCTTTGTAGACATTGAAGATGATCTTCTTGAGATGATCAATGACAGCAGCGTTTTTATGAAAGCCTCCGCACTGTGGGTGATTTCACAGATAAAACTGAAAAAGAGATGTCTGGAAGATGCGGCAGGATTCTGTCTGCTTTCAGAAAATGAGATGGTAAGATCAAATGCCTTGAAAGCACTCACTACCCTGGATACCCCAAGGGCCAGAGGTTATATGAAATATCTGGAAATTCCAACCGGACTTTTCCAATACCAGGCAGAAAATTCTCAGTAA
- a CDS encoding PorV/PorQ family protein → MKKKESLIGTLAVISVLLVSVQAQHSRAGTSIFPYLRIDFDARSAAMAGASVAVPGGINGYFYNPAITASIKNNQWFLGYRTIMDGVWGGPVAFSRVMDRYGVFTLSLTGVTSGDIEVIGEENGNPVYTDEIARDNFLTGGLTWAKALNSNFSVGATVKGIYDVLKVPGRVYSASGAGLDAGVFYRILQDRFTAAVVIRNAGFLASSYDENSYSLPLTFEAGISYVPRYISSMRLALDINKERGDYLNYEPGLELNLYKKKLFLMLGFAFSEMDLELAFKSLAGNEDDDYIKSNWNTLCLGMGINTDIEKVNIRIDLALQFKTSPLPPSMLVSAVIDY, encoded by the coding sequence ATGAAGAAAAAAGAATCTCTGATTGGCACATTGGCAGTTATCTCAGTACTTCTGGTTTCAGTGCAGGCTCAGCACAGTCGTGCCGGCACTTCTATTTTTCCTTACCTCAGGATTGACTTTGACGCGCGTTCTGCTGCCATGGCCGGGGCATCTGTTGCGGTTCCCGGGGGAATCAATGGATATTTTTACAATCCTGCTATAACTGCATCCATTAAAAATAACCAGTGGTTTCTGGGTTACCGGACCATAATGGATGGAGTCTGGGGAGGACCGGTGGCGTTCTCCCGTGTCATGGATAGATACGGTGTATTTACTCTCAGTCTGACCGGAGTTACAAGCGGTGACATAGAAGTGATCGGTGAAGAGAATGGAAATCCGGTATATACAGACGAAATTGCCCGTGATAATTTTCTTACCGGCGGGCTGACCTGGGCCAAGGCTTTAAACTCAAATTTCTCAGTGGGAGCAACAGTAAAGGGAATCTATGATGTTCTGAAGGTTCCCGGAAGAGTATACAGTGCATCGGGAGCGGGTCTCGATGCGGGTGTATTCTACAGAATTCTGCAAGACAGATTTACAGCGGCTGTTGTCATACGCAATGCAGGGTTCTTAGCCAGCAGCTATGATGAAAACAGCTACAGTCTTCCCTTGACTTTTGAAGCAGGGATTTCCTATGTTCCGCGTTATATCTCATCGATGCGACTGGCCCTGGATATCAACAAGGAGAGGGGAGATTACCTGAATTATGAACCAGGCCTGGAGCTGAATCTTTATAAAAAGAAGCTATTCCTTATGCTCGGTTTTGCCTTCAGCGAGATGGATCTTGAGCTGGCATTCAAGTCACTAGCCGGTAATGAGGATGATGATTATATCAAGAGTAACTGGAACACACTGTGCCTGGGCATGGGGATAAACACGGATATTGAAAAAGTCAACATCAGGATAGATTTGGCGCTCCAATTCAAGACATCACCGCTGCCTCCGTCGATGCTGGTCTCCGCAGTGATTGATTACTGA
- a CDS encoding tetratricopeptide repeat protein — protein MISIMLLSGCAVHRFPVVRPVQEFPREINTKVKAQEYFIRARDYERRGLDQSAERYYEMAYELDPTSRILQEQVVRKYIEGGKYSQALVLLKKGRKNAELDRNSKRMVSTVYLKMGEFAKAAEVLESIEERSPEEMYSLGLIYESLGMVDKALQNYLEFYAKESGSVQMGAKIGNLLISEKRFEEAESLYISIKAREGETPEILTMLGNVHVVRGDTGSGLKYYKSALEIDSLYGEALRNMAQVFLSGGNYPGAIICYERLFNNSQFGEVYGRTLGFLYYLDKKYDKAEKLLTELLQEAIDDYELHYYLGLVFAASEESDSTQSQKFDMALMEFEKVLTIKSTFEEAWRDLCYLFIRKKNYDRALSVAERYVAALPQSASSWRVKGIVLNLQKEYGSAIEAFKYSIARDSSNAYAWFELGSALERTKQYESAADAFRRVLKLRPEDPAASNYLGYMWADLGINLDSAKLLIESALKHEPENGAFLDSYAWVYFRNGEIDSAYYYLQKAMKVINDDPVLFSHLGDVLVKKENLTEAVEAYRESERLYRKSSDPDSSELEEVRRKISDLLILIQRNGD, from the coding sequence TTGATTTCTATCATGCTTCTATCCGGGTGTGCAGTACATAGATTCCCCGTTGTCCGCCCGGTGCAGGAATTCCCCAGAGAAATTAATACCAAGGTCAAGGCGCAGGAATATTTTATCCGGGCCCGTGACTATGAGCGCAGGGGTCTGGATCAATCAGCCGAGCGTTATTATGAAATGGCCTATGAACTGGATCCTACCTCACGGATTCTCCAGGAGCAGGTTGTCCGCAAGTACATAGAGGGAGGGAAATATTCCCAGGCACTGGTTCTTTTAAAGAAAGGCCGGAAGAATGCTGAACTGGATAGAAACAGTAAGCGGATGGTTTCCACAGTTTACCTTAAGATGGGTGAGTTTGCCAAAGCTGCAGAGGTGCTGGAGAGCATCGAGGAGAGAAGCCCCGAGGAGATGTATTCCCTTGGTTTGATTTATGAATCACTGGGAATGGTGGATAAAGCTTTGCAGAACTATCTGGAGTTTTATGCGAAGGAGTCCGGATCGGTGCAGATGGGTGCCAAGATCGGCAATCTCCTTATCAGTGAGAAGCGCTTTGAGGAGGCTGAAAGCCTGTATATCAGCATAAAGGCTCGGGAGGGAGAGACGCCAGAGATCCTGACAATGTTAGGCAATGTGCATGTGGTACGTGGTGATACCGGAAGCGGTCTGAAGTACTATAAATCAGCATTGGAAATTGACAGTTTGTACGGGGAAGCGTTGCGCAACATGGCTCAGGTTTTCCTGAGCGGAGGCAATTATCCCGGAGCAATAATCTGCTATGAAAGACTCTTCAATAACAGTCAGTTCGGTGAGGTTTACGGGAGGACACTGGGGTTTCTCTATTATCTGGATAAAAAATATGATAAGGCAGAGAAACTGCTGACGGAACTGCTTCAGGAGGCTATTGACGATTACGAACTTCACTACTATCTGGGACTGGTATTTGCAGCATCTGAGGAGAGCGATTCGACACAATCACAAAAGTTCGATATGGCTTTGATGGAGTTTGAGAAAGTGTTGACAATAAAGAGCACTTTTGAGGAAGCCTGGAGAGATCTCTGTTACCTTTTTATAAGGAAGAAAAACTACGACAGGGCTCTTTCTGTAGCCGAGCGATACGTAGCTGCATTACCCCAATCCGCTTCTTCCTGGAGGGTAAAAGGTATTGTGCTGAATTTGCAGAAGGAGTATGGTTCAGCCATTGAGGCATTTAAGTACTCTATAGCCCGCGACAGCAGTAATGCTTATGCCTGGTTTGAACTTGGGAGTGCTCTGGAGCGCACCAAACAGTATGAATCTGCTGCAGATGCTTTCCGGAGAGTTTTAAAGCTGCGTCCGGAGGATCCTGCTGCTTCAAATTATCTTGGGTATATGTGGGCCGATCTGGGAATAAATCTTGACAGTGCAAAACTCCTGATTGAATCAGCACTGAAGCATGAACCAGAGAATGGCGCATTTCTTGATTCTTATGCCTGGGTGTATTTCAGGAATGGTGAAATCGACAGCGCTTATTATTATCTGCAGAAAGCCATGAAGGTAATAAATGATGATCCTGTGCTGTTCAGTCATCTTGGTGATGTTCTGGTCAAGAAGGAAAATCTTACCGAGGCTGTTGAGGCGTACCGGGAGAGTGAGAGGCTTTACCGGAAGAGTTCAGATCCGGATTCCAGCGAGTTGGAGGAAGTTCGCAGGAAGATCTCTGATTTACTGATACTGATTCAGCGGAATGGTGACTGA
- a CDS encoding PASTA domain-containing protein, whose product MKKNYTISISSSRLWKIYLPGLLFVSMLGVLFGFFLVDRVIMPNIVGVDRDIVEVPSVTGLGLEEAREKFFRVGLLTEIRSREYDSNIPLESVISQFPESGSKVKKGRRISVTVSKGKEIAIIPDVRNLSERQARIELKKHGFTLGKVKKVYSDDKPVDVVVNAFPESGTTISREMEVDLIVSKGARPTHAEVPNLVGESLSTAKKKMEECGLTIGKLSYKNNSSLLPGTIISQSESPGSSIPLESSVDLVVSVIR is encoded by the coding sequence ATGAAGAAAAACTATACTATTAGTATTTCCTCCTCCAGGCTGTGGAAAATCTACCTTCCCGGGCTCCTGTTTGTCAGCATGCTGGGTGTGCTGTTTGGGTTTTTTCTGGTGGACCGGGTTATCATGCCGAATATAGTCGGAGTTGACAGAGACATTGTCGAGGTACCTTCCGTAACCGGACTGGGACTCGAGGAGGCAAGGGAGAAATTCTTCCGGGTCGGGCTCCTTACCGAGATCCGCAGCCGTGAGTATGACAGCAATATCCCATTGGAGTCTGTAATCAGTCAGTTTCCGGAATCCGGGTCGAAGGTAAAGAAGGGACGCAGGATTTCGGTAACTGTGAGTAAAGGGAAAGAGATAGCGATTATTCCTGATGTGCGAAATCTCTCCGAGAGGCAGGCCAGGATAGAGTTGAAGAAGCATGGCTTTACTCTGGGGAAGGTTAAAAAAGTCTACTCAGATGACAAGCCTGTAGATGTAGTTGTAAATGCATTTCCTGAGAGCGGGACCACTATTTCCCGGGAAATGGAAGTGGATCTGATTGTTTCCAAGGGAGCCAGACCAACACATGCCGAGGTTCCTAATCTTGTTGGTGAGAGTCTTTCGACAGCGAAGAAGAAGATGGAAGAGTGTGGGTTAACAATAGGTAAACTGAGCTATAAGAACAACTCCTCTCTTCTTCCGGGTACGATTATCTCACAGTCGGAATCACCCGGTTCCAGTATTCCACTGGAGTCTTCAGTAGACCTGGTTGTATCGGTAATCCGCTGA
- a CDS encoding Crp/Fnr family transcriptional regulator — protein sequence MNQQDIKKLILKVPLFKNLNSAEHDAISSVMVVREYETGQIILHEEDEETQTFFMLVEGSVHVTVLSSEGKQTILATLRRGEFFGEMAILDGEPRSASVVSAEKCVLLMLYRKSFLELLQKYPSITIQMMVEMSRRLRRSNRHINTLSMMSVCGRVADVLLQMAKDSGRREGKMIIIENRPTHQVIADMAGTSRETVSRILSQLQRKQLLTIDRKKLVILNEEKLYY from the coding sequence ATGAATCAGCAGGATATTAAAAAGCTGATTTTGAAGGTTCCTCTGTTTAAGAATCTTAACTCTGCTGAACATGATGCCATCAGTTCGGTGATGGTGGTCAGAGAGTATGAGACGGGTCAGATCATTCTTCACGAAGAGGATGAAGAAACGCAGACTTTTTTCATGCTGGTTGAGGGCAGTGTACATGTAACAGTTCTTTCTTCAGAAGGCAAGCAGACCATACTTGCCACATTGCGAAGAGGGGAATTTTTCGGAGAGATGGCGATTCTTGACGGAGAACCAAGGAGCGCATCAGTAGTGTCTGCCGAGAAGTGTGTGCTGTTAATGCTTTACCGTAAATCATTTCTGGAACTGCTTCAGAAGTATCCATCGATAACCATTCAGATGATGGTGGAGATGTCAAGGCGGCTGCGTCGTTCCAACCGCCACATAAATACTTTATCGATGATGAGTGTGTGCGGGCGTGTTGCTGATGTGCTCCTTCAGATGGCAAAGGACAGCGGCAGGAGAGAGGGAAAGATGATAATTATAGAGAATCGTCCCACTCACCAGGTCATAGCTGATATGGCAGGCACAAGCAGGGAAACTGTCTCCAGGATACTTTCCCAGCTACAGAGGAAACAATTATTGACTATAGATAGAAAGAAGCTGGTGATTCTCAATGAAGAAAAACTATACTATTAG